A stretch of Bradyrhizobium diazoefficiens DNA encodes these proteins:
- a CDS encoding nucleotide disphospho-sugar-binding domain-containing protein — translation MYCSEYESWIAAQVAGAVDQLRTLVGLKPDDGYAQRSQRTFTCFPPSFDRGPPLPDRPAAFRVAQEIPLRHVASALQADWMPAGDKPFLFMTFGTVAGRSERVRNAYRVLLEAVGSLPVKALLTTGPVMPREELGAIPDNVRVENFVPQVDIMPHTSAVVCHGGSGTLLSTLAIGCPLVVIPLFADQSANARAAEAAGAGLAVFTHDAEQIARAIRAVLTTESIRTGAQNIAAEMASMHPINEAIAEIISIAGK, via the coding sequence GTGTATTGCAGCGAATACGAGTCCTGGATCGCAGCACAGGTCGCCGGAGCGGTCGACCAGCTCCGCACTCTGGTTGGCCTGAAGCCCGACGACGGGTATGCCCAGCGAAGCCAGCGCACCTTCACGTGTTTTCCGCCGTCATTCGACCGCGGTCCGCCATTACCTGACCGGCCCGCGGCTTTCCGGGTCGCGCAGGAGATTCCGCTTCGGCACGTCGCCAGCGCGTTGCAGGCCGATTGGATGCCTGCCGGAGACAAGCCATTCCTGTTTATGACCTTCGGGACGGTCGCGGGCCGTTCGGAGCGCGTGAGAAACGCTTATCGGGTCCTCCTGGAAGCGGTCGGCTCCCTGCCCGTGAAGGCTCTGCTGACCACCGGTCCCGTCATGCCGCGCGAAGAACTCGGAGCGATCCCCGACAACGTTCGCGTGGAGAATTTCGTGCCTCAGGTGGATATTATGCCGCACACCAGCGCCGTCGTCTGCCATGGCGGTTCGGGGACTTTGTTGAGCACACTCGCCATAGGGTGCCCGCTTGTCGTCATTCCGCTTTTTGCCGACCAATCCGCCAACGCACGTGCGGCGGAAGCCGCCGGAGCCGGGTTGGCGGTGTTCACGCATGATGCCGAACAGATCGCGAGGGCGATCCGTGCTGTCCTTACAACTGAATCCATTCGCACGGGCGCACAAAACATCGCAGCAGAAATGGCCTCCATGCACCCGATCAACGAGGCGATCGCCGAAATAATTTCAATAGCCGGCAAGTAA
- a CDS encoding ABC transporter ATP-binding protein, with amino-acid sequence MKPLEAAGLQTFYGRSHILNGVGLEVNEGEIVALLGRNGAGKTTTLRSIMGLTPPREGSVKLFGQEATRMPTYQIAALGVGYVPEGRKIFPNLSVEENLKVPLVRPGSWTIERVFKYFPALAERRRNLGRQLSGGEQEMLSIGRALLLNPKLLILDEPSQGLAPLIVKEVFRIIALMRNEGIAVLLVEQNVRVSLAIADRAYVLNDGAVIYSGNAAELAKDDERVRAMAGASAEEWTVDA; translated from the coding sequence ATGAAACCGTTGGAAGCGGCTGGCCTACAGACCTTCTACGGGAGAAGCCACATTCTGAATGGCGTGGGATTGGAGGTCAACGAGGGAGAGATCGTCGCTCTGCTCGGCCGCAACGGCGCGGGCAAGACGACGACGCTGCGCAGCATCATGGGCTTGACGCCGCCGCGCGAAGGCAGCGTCAAATTGTTCGGGCAGGAAGCGACCCGGATGCCAACCTACCAGATCGCAGCGCTTGGCGTCGGTTACGTCCCGGAAGGCCGGAAGATCTTCCCCAATCTTTCGGTGGAAGAGAATCTGAAAGTGCCGCTGGTCCGACCCGGTTCCTGGACCATCGAACGCGTCTTCAAGTATTTTCCAGCGCTCGCCGAACGGCGCCGCAACCTCGGTCGGCAGCTTTCGGGCGGCGAACAGGAGATGCTCTCGATCGGTCGCGCGCTGCTGCTCAATCCCAAGCTCCTGATCCTCGATGAACCGAGTCAGGGCCTGGCGCCGCTCATCGTCAAGGAGGTGTTCCGCATCATCGCGCTGATGCGGAACGAGGGCATCGCGGTTCTGTTGGTCGAGCAGAACGTGCGCGTCAGCCTGGCCATCGCAGACCGCGCCTATGTGCTGAATGACGGCGCGGTGATCTATAGCGGCAATGCTGCCGAGCTTGCCAAGGATGACGAACGCGTCCGCGCCATGGCCGGTGCCAGCGCCGAGGAATGGACGGTGGATGCCTAG
- a CDS encoding ABC transporter substrate-binding protein codes for MAHLMTRRILLTTACSVAVAAMANADPSQPRRIGLVTSGQGDRIIGWFREAFKAKGYHEGKDLIIELREAKGHYALLPNLVDELVALRPDVIIAEATPAIAATQRATSTIPIIMSPSTDPIGSGFVKSFAKPGGNITGVANMFGDLTAKTLDIVRLLFPKVQKIGVLTSDNPTHPALAEIAATTAGAIGIAAQLFVAPNPEDLDKAFADMQAAGCEVVYVLADPPRQALPSIALKYRLPTAYQVTNYPDLGGLMAYGPDIKALFLLAADYADRILKGANPADLPVEQPTKFQFVINLQTAKALHLAVQEQVLLLADRVIE; via the coding sequence GTGGCTCATTTAATGACGCGTCGTATCTTGCTTACGACAGCCTGTTCGGTTGCCGTTGCCGCCATGGCGAACGCCGATCCATCCCAGCCAAGGCGCATTGGACTGGTTACCTCCGGACAAGGCGATCGAATCATCGGATGGTTCAGGGAAGCTTTCAAAGCAAAGGGATATCACGAGGGAAAGGACCTCATAATCGAGCTACGCGAAGCGAAGGGGCACTACGCCCTGTTGCCGAATCTGGTTGATGAACTCGTTGCGCTAAGGCCGGATGTCATAATTGCTGAAGCGACACCCGCAATAGCAGCAACACAACGAGCGACCTCGACGATTCCGATCATCATGTCGCCATCGACTGATCCCATCGGCTCTGGCTTCGTCAAGAGTTTTGCAAAGCCCGGTGGGAATATCACTGGCGTCGCGAACATGTTCGGTGATCTCACAGCGAAGACGCTCGACATCGTTCGCCTTCTTTTTCCCAAGGTGCAGAAAATCGGTGTGCTCACTTCAGACAATCCGACGCATCCGGCGCTGGCGGAAATAGCGGCCACGACAGCAGGCGCTATAGGCATTGCAGCCCAGCTATTCGTTGCACCCAACCCCGAGGACCTTGATAAAGCGTTCGCCGACATGCAAGCGGCGGGTTGCGAGGTTGTTTACGTGCTCGCAGACCCGCCGCGCCAAGCATTGCCATCAATCGCACTCAAATACCGGCTGCCGACGGCTTATCAGGTTACCAACTACCCAGACTTAGGCGGGTTGATGGCTTATGGGCCAGACATCAAGGCTCTTTTTTTGCTAGCGGCCGATTACGCAGATCGGATCCTGAAAGGCGCGAATCCGGCGGACTTGCCGGTCGAGCAACCGACGAAATTCCAGTTCGTGATCAATCTTCAAACGGCCAAAGCATTGCACTTGGCTGTTCAAGAGCAAGTGCTCCTACTGGCGGACAGAGTGATCGAGTAG